One Theropithecus gelada isolate Dixy chromosome 3, Tgel_1.0, whole genome shotgun sequence genomic window carries:
- the GIMAP1 gene encoding GTPase IMAP family member 1: MGGRKMVRDEENIYGLEETTWSRQDPTLRLLLVGRTGVGKSATGNSILGQKQFLSRLGATSVTRACTTASRRWNKYHVEVVDTPDIFSSEVSKTDTGCDERGRCYLLSAPGPHALLLVTQLGRFTAQDQQAVRQVRDMFGEDVLKWTVIVFTRKEDLAGGSLQDYVGSTENRALRELVAECGGRVCAFDNRATGREQEAQAEQLLGLVEGLVREHKGAHYSNELYELAHLLRWAGQEERLRRVAEGVAARMRRRPWGAWLRAGLWAWPKPPWSWRLGLALLLGGALLFCVLLHRRWSAAFAEVGPD; encoded by the exons ATGGGAGGAAGGAAGATggtgagagatgaagaaaatatctATG GTTTAGAAGAGACCACTTGGTCCCGGCAGGATCCCACGCTGAGGCTCCTCCTTGTTGGGAGAACAGGGGTCGGAAAGAGCGCCACTGGGAACAGCATCCTGGGCCAGAAACAGTTCCTCTCCAGGCTGGGGGCCACGTCTGTGACCAGGGCCTGCACCACGGCCAGCCGCAGGTGGAACAAGTACCACGTGGAAGTCGTGGACACTCCGGACATTTTCAGCTCCGAAGTGTCTAAGACAGACACCGGCTGTGACGAGAGAGGTCGCTGCTACCTGCTCTCGGCCCCCGGGCCCCACGCGCTGCTCCTGGTGACCCAGCTGGGCCGGTTCACCGCCCAGGACCAGCAAGCGGTGAGGCAGGTGAGGGACATGTTCGGGGAGGACGTCTTGAAATGGACTGTCATCGTCTTCACCAGGAAGGAGGACCTGGCTGGGGGCTCCCTGCAAGATTACGTGGGCAGCACAGAGAACCGGGCCTTGCGCGAGCTGGTGGCCGAGTGCGGGGGCCGTGTCTGTGCCTTTGACAACCGGGCCACCGGCCGGGAGCAGGAAGCCCAGGCGGAGCAGCTTCTGGGGCTGGTGGAGGGCCTGGTGCGGGAGCACAAGGGCGCCCACTACTCCAACGAGTTGTACGAGCTGGCACATCTCCTGCGCTGGGCAGGCCAGGAGGAGCGGCTTCGGAGGGTGGCGGAGGGCGTGGCCGCCCGCATGCGGAGGAGGCCATGGGGCGCCTGGCTGCGGGCCGGGTTGTGGGCGTGGCCGAAGCCGccctggagctggaggctgggccTG